A stretch of Gossypium hirsutum isolate 1008001.06 chromosome A06, Gossypium_hirsutum_v2.1, whole genome shotgun sequence DNA encodes these proteins:
- the LOC107960294 gene encoding shikimate O-hydroxycinnamoyltransferase: MDVSVKRWSMIRPAQDTPKERQWISNLDLVMTTYHLPLLFFYKPNGSSDFFKPQVLQEALSKTLVQFYPMTGRLGRDENGRLEILCNAEGVLWIEAETTSAMDDLDGFTPCSKLRKLVPTADYSGDISSYPLIMAQVTTLKCGGVCLGIATHHTWNNGLSFHQ, translated from the exons ATGGATGTTAGTGTAAAGAGATGGAGCATGATACGCCCTGCTCAAGATACTCCTAAAGAAAGGCAATGGATTTCAAATCTGGACCTGGTGATGACAACGTACCATCTCCCTTTGCTGTTTTTCTACAAACCAAATGGCTCCTCTGATTTCTTTAAGCCTCAAGTGCTACAGGAGGCTTTAAGCAAGACTCTTGTGCAATTCTATCCTATGACTGGGAGGTTGGGACGTGATGAAAATGGTAGGCTCGAGATATTATGCAACGCAGAGGGTGTTCTGTGGATAGAAGCTGAAACTACGTCGGCCATGGATGATCTTGACGGTTTTACTCCCTGCTCAAAACTGAGGAAACTGGTTCCAACGGCTGATTATTCTGGAGATATCAGTTCTTATCCGCTTATTATGGCTCAG GTAACTACTCTAAAATGCGGTGGAGTCTGTCTTGGAATAGCAACTCATCATACATGGAACAACGGCCTTTCATTTCATCAATAG
- the LOC121230578 gene encoding shikimate O-hydroxycinnamoyltransferase-like, with product MAKGLPQISMPPLIDHDRTLLRARVPPTPRFHHLEYDPPPFLNTTTSLDPKNHKPSTVSVFKITQNQLNNLKAKSRERGNKTNYSTYTILAAYIWRCATKARGLSYDQPTKLHMPINGRPRLHPPLPSTMNNEYLRSALDYLETLPDTTVSSREPDIYQCSNLSINKWTLLSIYDADFGWGRPIYMGPENVVHEGKIYTLPSPTDDGACHW from the exons ATGGCAAAAGGCTTGCCCCAAATTAGCATGCCACCACTTATTGATCATGACCGAACCCTTCTCCGAGCAAGAGTGCCGCCAACCCCTAGATTTCATCATCTCGAATATGACCCACCTCCTTTCTTAAACACCACTACGTCACTTGACCCTAAAAATCATAAACCCTCCACTGTATCTGTTTTCAAGATCACACAAAATCAACTTAATAACCTAAAAGCCAAGTCCCGGGAACGTGGAAACAAAACCAATTACAGCACCTACACCATTCTAGCTGCATACATATGGCGCTGTGCAACTAAAGCTCGAGGCCTCTCATATGATCAGCCAACCAAGTTACACATGCCAATTAATGGACGTCCCAGACTACATCCTCCCCTCCCATCAAC GATGAATAATGAGTATCTAAGATCAGCTCTTGACTACCTAGAAACACTGCCAGATACAACAGTTTCCAGTAGAGAACCAGACATTTACCAGTGCTCAAACCTAAGTATCAACAAATGGACACTACTGTCTATATATGATGCAGATTTTGGATGGGGTCGACCAATATACATGGGTCCAGAAAACGTTGTCCATGAAGGAAAAATATACACACTACCAAGTCCAACAGATGATGGAGCTTGTCACTGGTAG